A genomic stretch from Pseudomonas alkylphenolica includes:
- a CDS encoding cysteine hydrolase family protein — MRQALLIIDVQPSFNPPQWLIDGINSLLGRMPSVATVERHDESRTPFQRQLGWQPAKDDDSLIAADQVFIKYGYSPSPETIAHLRQLNPERVLVCGIQTDTCVLAAGFALFDAGLTPTLITDLTVGSSLDRSGQLGAQLWTHHFCHTTTSAEL; from the coding sequence ATGCGCCAGGCACTGCTGATCATCGACGTACAACCCTCGTTCAACCCGCCGCAATGGTTGATCGACGGCATCAACAGCCTGCTTGGGCGCATGCCCTCGGTGGCCACGGTCGAGCGTCATGATGAAAGCCGCACGCCGTTCCAGCGCCAGCTCGGCTGGCAACCGGCCAAGGATGACGACAGCCTGATCGCCGCCGACCAGGTGTTCATCAAGTACGGCTACAGCCCGTCGCCAGAAACCATCGCCCACCTCAGGCAGCTCAACCCCGAGCGCGTGCTGGTGTGCGGCATCCAGACCGATACCTGCGTGCTGGCTGCAGGCTTTGCCCTGTTCGACGCCGGGCTGACCCCGACGCTGATCACCGACCTGACCGTCGGCTCATCCCTGGACCGCAGCGGGCAACTGGGCGCCCAGTTGTGGACCCACCACTTTTGCCACACCACAACCAGCGCCGAGCTGTAA
- a CDS encoding SPOR domain-containing protein: MRKVAMVMAVLALAGCENAVEGVHKQIAEQLPNPKTAKFGNVRIDKQGTICGQVRSKDDAGTFLPYRSYVAFKQADGYEIVLADKGSNLRIREACGGAELQRSAEAMADKPAPEGWDVEIVQGPNMGALSDMTARLIEKQIPSSVVYRDGKPVVLLGPFPSKAEAEAKQADVMARLGTDSIVIQHDAPR, from the coding sequence GTGCGCAAAGTGGCGATGGTAATGGCAGTACTGGCTCTGGCCGGCTGTGAAAATGCAGTCGAAGGCGTGCACAAGCAGATTGCCGAGCAGTTGCCCAATCCGAAGACGGCCAAGTTTGGCAACGTGCGCATCGACAAGCAGGGCACAATCTGCGGTCAGGTGCGCAGTAAAGATGACGCCGGTACCTTTTTGCCTTACCGCAGCTATGTGGCTTTCAAACAGGCCGACGGCTACGAGATCGTCCTCGCCGACAAGGGCAGCAACCTGCGCATTCGCGAAGCCTGTGGCGGTGCCGAGCTGCAACGCAGCGCCGAAGCCATGGCCGATAAACCCGCCCCTGAGGGTTGGGATGTCGAAATCGTGCAAGGCCCGAACATGGGCGCCCTGAGCGACATGACTGCACGTCTGATCGAAAAACAGATCCCTTCGTCAGTGGTGTACCGCGACGGCAAACCGGTGGTGTTGCTTGGTCCGTTCCCGAGCAAAGCCGAAGCCGAGGCGAAGCAGGCAGATGTAATGGCACGCCTGGGTACTGACTCGATCGTCATCCAGCACGACGCGCCGCGCTAG
- a CDS encoding NAD(P)/FAD-dependent oxidoreductase: MANTPYPQSYYAASANPVPPRPALQEEVQTDVCVIGAGYTGLSSALFLLEAGFSVTVLEAAKVGFGASGRNGGQIVNSYSRDIDVIERTVGPKQAQLLGQMAFEGGRIIRERVAKYNIQCDLKDGGVFAALTAKQMGHLESQKRLWERFGHTQLELMDQKRIREVVDCDQYLGGMLDMSGGHIHPLNLALGEAAAVESLGGKIYEQSPAVRIERGANPVVHTPQGKVRAKFVIVAGNAYLGGLVPELAAKSMPCGTQVITTEPLGEELARSLLPQDYCVEDCNYLLDYYRLTGDKRLIFGGGVVYGARDPANIEAIIRPKMLKAFPQLKDVKIDYAWTGNFLLTLSRLPQVGRLGDNIYYSQGCSGHGVTYTHLAGKVLAEALRGQAERFDAFAELPHYPFPGGQMLRVPFSAIGAWYYSLRDRLGF, from the coding sequence ATGGCCAATACCCCCTACCCTCAGTCCTACTACGCCGCATCGGCCAATCCGGTTCCGCCGCGCCCGGCGCTGCAGGAAGAGGTTCAGACCGATGTCTGCGTGATCGGCGCCGGCTACACCGGTCTGTCCAGCGCCCTGTTCCTGCTGGAAGCGGGCTTCAGCGTGACCGTGCTGGAAGCCGCAAAAGTCGGTTTCGGCGCCTCGGGCCGCAACGGTGGCCAGATCGTCAACAGCTACAGCCGCGACATCGATGTCATCGAACGCACCGTCGGCCCCAAGCAGGCGCAACTGCTCGGCCAGATGGCCTTCGAAGGCGGACGCATCATCCGTGAGCGCGTGGCCAAGTACAACATCCAGTGCGATCTGAAAGACGGTGGCGTGTTCGCCGCCCTGACCGCCAAGCAGATGGGCCACCTGGAATCGCAAAAGCGCCTGTGGGAACGCTTCGGCCACACCCAGCTGGAGCTGATGGACCAGAAGCGCATTCGTGAAGTGGTCGATTGCGACCAGTACCTGGGCGGCATGCTCGACATGAGCGGCGGCCATATCCACCCCCTGAACCTGGCGCTGGGCGAAGCCGCAGCCGTCGAGTCGCTGGGCGGCAAGATCTACGAGCAATCCCCGGCAGTGCGCATCGAGCGTGGCGCCAACCCGGTGGTGCACACCCCACAAGGTAAAGTACGCGCCAAGTTCGTCATCGTTGCCGGTAACGCCTACCTCGGCGGCCTGGTGCCAGAGCTGGCGGCCAAGTCCATGCCGTGCGGCACCCAGGTGATCACCACCGAGCCGTTGGGCGAGGAACTGGCGCGCAGCCTGCTGCCGCAAGACTACTGCGTCGAAGACTGCAACTACTTGCTCGACTACTACCGCCTGACCGGCGACAAGCGCCTGATCTTTGGTGGCGGCGTGGTGTACGGTGCCCGTGACCCGGCGAACATCGAAGCGATCATCCGTCCGAAGATGCTCAAGGCCTTCCCGCAGCTCAAGGACGTGAAGATCGACTACGCCTGGACCGGCAACTTCCTGCTGACCCTGTCGCGTCTGCCACAGGTCGGCCGTCTGGGCGACAACATCTACTACTCCCAGGGTTGCAGTGGCCACGGCGTCACCTACACCCACCTGGCGGGCAAGGTACTGGCCGAGGCCCTGCGTGGTCAGGCCGAGCGCTTCGACGCATTCGCCGAACTGCCGCACTACCCGTTCCCGGGTGGCCAGATGCTGCGTGTGCCGTTCAGCGCCATCGGCGCCTGGTACTACAGCCTGCGCGACCGTCTGGGCTTCTAA
- a CDS encoding TerC family protein codes for MEYLLELAASPTAWVALATLVAMEIVLGIDNLIFISILTNKLPEEFRSKARRIGISMALVMRLGLLSTIAWIVQLTEPVIDVFGHAFSWKDMILIAGGLFLLWKATTEIHESVDPRAKEESKASSTITLGFAAAIGQILLLDIVFSIDSIITAVGMTEHLPIMIIAVISAVIVMLVAADPLAKFINDNPTVVMLALGFLIMIGMTLIAEGFGAHVPKGYVYAAMAFSTAIEALNILSRRARLKREAAEG; via the coding sequence ATGGAATACTTGTTGGAACTCGCTGCAAGCCCGACCGCCTGGGTAGCCCTGGCCACCCTGGTGGCCATGGAGATCGTGCTCGGCATCGATAACCTGATCTTCATCTCCATCCTGACCAACAAGTTGCCCGAGGAATTCCGCTCCAAGGCGCGTCGAATCGGTATCAGCATGGCGCTGGTGATGCGCCTGGGTCTGCTCAGCACCATTGCCTGGATCGTGCAACTGACCGAGCCGGTCATCGATGTGTTCGGCCATGCCTTCTCCTGGAAGGACATGATCCTGATTGCCGGCGGTCTGTTCCTGCTGTGGAAGGCGACCACTGAAATCCACGAGAGCGTCGACCCGCGGGCCAAGGAAGAAAGCAAAGCGTCTTCGACCATCACCCTGGGCTTTGCGGCCGCTATTGGTCAGATCCTGCTGCTGGACATCGTCTTCTCGATCGACAGCATCATCACCGCCGTGGGCATGACCGAGCACTTGCCGATCATGATCATTGCCGTGATCAGTGCCGTGATCGTGATGCTGGTGGCGGCCGACCCGCTGGCCAAGTTCATCAACGACAACCCGACCGTGGTGATGTTGGCCCTGGGCTTCCTGATCATGATCGGTATGACCCTGATCGCTGAAGGCTTTGGCGCCCATGTACCGAAAGGTTATGTGTATGCAGCGATGGCGTTCTCTACCGCGATCGAAGCGCTGAACATTCTGTCGCGCCGGGCACGGCTCAAGCGCGAAGCGGCTGAAGGCTGA
- the nhaR gene encoding transcriptional activator NhaR has translation MLNYRQLHYFWVVARTGSIVRAGEQLNLTPQTISGQISLLEQTYGIELFRRVGRQLELTETGRQALTYAEQMFQIGGELEAMLRARPDEQQILFRVGVADVVPKSIVYRLLAPTMDMEDALRLSCREDKLERLLADLAIQRLDLVISDSPMPSHLDIKGYSQRLGECGISFFATPALAAELSEDFPACLQHAPLLIPGQETVVRSRLLRWFAEQQIQPRIVGEFDDSALMQAFGQSGSGIFIGPSVIADEVCRQYGVELIGQTDAVIESFYAISVERKVKHPGILAITEGARRQLFNW, from the coding sequence ATGCTCAACTACCGTCAGCTGCATTACTTCTGGGTGGTGGCCCGTACCGGCAGCATCGTGCGCGCCGGCGAGCAGTTGAACCTGACGCCGCAGACCATCAGCGGGCAGATCAGCCTGCTCGAACAGACTTACGGCATCGAGCTGTTTCGCCGGGTCGGGCGGCAGCTGGAACTGACTGAAACCGGTCGCCAGGCGCTGACCTACGCCGAGCAGATGTTTCAGATCGGCGGGGAGCTGGAGGCCATGCTGCGTGCCCGTCCAGATGAACAGCAGATCCTGTTTCGGGTCGGGGTCGCCGATGTGGTGCCCAAGTCCATCGTCTACCGCCTGCTGGCACCGACCATGGACATGGAAGACGCCCTGCGCCTGAGCTGCCGCGAAGACAAACTCGAACGCCTGCTGGCCGACCTGGCAATCCAGCGCCTGGACCTGGTGATCTCCGACAGCCCCATGCCCAGCCATCTGGACATCAAGGGCTACAGCCAGCGTCTGGGTGAATGTGGCATCAGTTTCTTCGCCACCCCCGCCCTGGCCGCTGAGTTGAGCGAGGATTTCCCGGCCTGTCTGCAACATGCCCCGCTGCTGATTCCCGGCCAGGAAACCGTGGTGCGCAGCCGCTTGCTGCGCTGGTTCGCCGAGCAGCAGATCCAGCCACGGATTGTCGGTGAGTTCGACGACAGCGCGTTGATGCAGGCTTTCGGCCAGTCCGGCAGCGGCATCTTCATCGGTCCCAGCGTGATTGCCGATGAGGTCTGCCGCCAATACGGCGTCGAACTGATCGGCCAGACCGACGCGGTGATCGAGTCGTTCTACGCCATTTCAGTGGAACGCAAGGTCAAACACCCAGGCATCCTCGCCATCACCGAAGGAGCCCGCCGCCAATTGTTCAACTGGTAG
- a CDS encoding MFS transporter: protein MLLPILLLAAAGFTVLTTEFVIVGLLPGIARDLTVSVPQAGLLVTLFAFTVACFGPFLTAWCARFERKRLFVGILLLFAACNALAAIAPNIYVMGLARLLPALGLPVFWSLASETAVDIVGPAYAGRAISKISFGVVCATVFGIPVGTLVGDALGWRAAFALLAVLALAKALLLHLYLPRTPRHNQATSLRGQFGILRSRLLQGHVLLSVLVFSGMFTIYTYLADILERLAGFDGARVGWYLMGFGAVGLIGNSLGGRAVDRHPLLASAGFCALMLVGLIALMPNIHSPYGLIAALAIWGAAQAALFLVSHVRLIKAAPQAPAFAASLNVAGGNLGIGLGAIIGGRVVDSVGLAALGYAAAVLIGAAVLLALGLMRMRSATATS from the coding sequence ATGTTACTGCCGATTCTGTTGCTGGCTGCGGCCGGCTTCACTGTGTTGACTACCGAGTTCGTGATTGTCGGCCTGTTGCCGGGGATCGCCCGCGATCTGACGGTCAGCGTGCCCCAGGCCGGGCTGCTGGTGACCCTGTTTGCCTTTACCGTGGCCTGCTTCGGCCCCTTCCTTACTGCGTGGTGCGCACGCTTTGAGCGCAAGCGCCTGTTCGTCGGCATCCTCTTGCTGTTCGCCGCCTGCAACGCCTTGGCTGCGATCGCGCCGAACATTTATGTCATGGGCCTGGCGCGGCTGTTGCCGGCGCTGGGCCTGCCGGTGTTCTGGTCGCTGGCCAGTGAGACGGCGGTAGATATCGTCGGGCCTGCGTATGCCGGGCGGGCGATTTCCAAGATCAGCTTCGGTGTGGTGTGTGCCACGGTGTTCGGTATTCCGGTCGGTACCCTGGTCGGCGATGCCCTGGGCTGGCGTGCGGCCTTTGCCTTGCTGGCCGTGCTGGCGCTGGCCAAGGCGTTGCTGCTGCACCTTTACCTGCCGCGTACACCGCGGCATAACCAGGCGACCTCGTTGCGCGGGCAGTTCGGCATCCTGCGCAGTCGCTTGCTGCAGGGCCATGTGCTGCTTTCAGTGCTGGTGTTCAGCGGTATGTTCACCATCTATACCTACCTGGCCGATATCCTTGAGCGTCTGGCTGGATTCGATGGCGCGCGGGTCGGCTGGTACCTGATGGGGTTTGGTGCGGTGGGCCTGATCGGCAACAGCCTGGGTGGTCGCGCAGTGGATCGTCACCCGTTGCTGGCCTCGGCGGGCTTTTGTGCGTTGATGCTGGTCGGTCTGATCGCCCTGATGCCGAACATCCATTCCCCCTACGGCCTGATTGCCGCGCTGGCGATCTGGGGGGCAGCCCAGGCGGCGCTGTTTCTGGTCAGTCACGTCCGCCTGATCAAGGCTGCACCGCAGGCACCGGCTTTTGCCGCTTCGCTGAATGTCGCCGGGGGCAATCTGGGGATCGGTCTTGGTGCCATCATCGGCGGCCGGGTGGTCGACAGCGTAGGTCTGGCTGCGCTCGGTTATGCCGCCGCCGTACTGATTGGCGCTGCGGTGCTGCTGGCCTTGGGCTTGATGCGCATGCGCAGCGCCACTGCTACCAGTTGA
- a CDS encoding asparaginase yields MKAALNSFVPGALALLLLLPAGVNAKEVENQQKLANVVILATGGTIAGAGASAANSATYQAAKLGVDKLIAGVPELANLANVRGEQVMQIASESISNDNLLQLGKRVAELADSKDVDGIVITHGTDTLEETAYFLNLVEKTDKPIVVVGSMRPGTAMSADGMLNLYNAVAVASNKDSRGKGVLVTMNDEIQSGRDVSKTVNIKTEAFKSAWGPLGMVVEGKSYWFRLPAKRHTLDSEFDIKKISSLPQVDIAYGYGNVTDTAYKALAQGGAKAIIHAGTGNGSVSSRVVPALQELRKEGVQIIRSSHVNAGGFVLRNAEQPDDKNDWVVAHDLNPQKARILAMVALTKTQDSKELQRIFWEY; encoded by the coding sequence ATGAAAGCTGCGCTTAATTCCTTCGTTCCGGGCGCTTTGGCCCTGCTGCTGTTACTGCCCGCAGGCGTCAACGCCAAGGAAGTCGAGAACCAACAGAAACTGGCCAACGTGGTGATTCTCGCCACCGGTGGCACCATCGCAGGCGCCGGCGCCAGCGCCGCCAACAGCGCGACCTACCAGGCCGCCAAACTGGGAGTGGACAAGCTGATCGCCGGCGTTCCGGAACTGGCAAACCTTGCCAATGTACGCGGCGAACAGGTGATGCAGATCGCCTCCGAAAGCATCAGCAACGACAACCTGCTGCAACTGGGCAAGCGCGTGGCCGAGCTTGCCGACAGCAAGGACGTCGACGGCATCGTCATCACCCACGGCACCGACACCCTGGAAGAGACCGCCTACTTCCTCAACCTGGTCGAGAAGACCGACAAGCCGATCGTGGTCGTCGGCTCGATGCGTCCGGGCACCGCGATGTCCGCCGACGGCATGCTCAACCTGTACAACGCCGTGGCCGTTGCCAGCAACAAAGACTCGCGCGGCAAAGGCGTACTGGTAACCATGAACGACGAGATCCAGTCGGGTCGCGACGTCAGCAAAACCGTCAACATCAAGACCGAAGCCTTCAAGAGCGCCTGGGGCCCGCTGGGCATGGTGGTCGAAGGCAAATCCTACTGGTTCCGCCTGCCAGCCAAGCGCCACACCCTGGATTCGGAATTCGACATCAAGAAGATCAGCAGCCTGCCCCAGGTGGACATCGCCTACGGCTACGGCAACGTGACCGATACCGCCTACAAGGCGCTGGCTCAAGGTGGCGCCAAGGCGATCATCCACGCCGGCACCGGCAACGGTTCGGTGTCGTCGCGCGTGGTGCCTGCCCTGCAGGAACTGCGCAAGGAAGGCGTGCAGATCATTCGTTCCTCCCACGTCAACGCCGGCGGCTTCGTGCTGCGCAACGCCGAGCAGCCTGACGACAAGAACGACTGGGTCGTGGCCCACGACCTGAACCCGCAAAAAGCGCGGATCCTGGCCATGGTCGCCCTGACCAAGACCCAGGACAGCAAAGAGCTGCAGCGGATCTTCTGGGAATACTGA
- a CDS encoding endonuclease, translating into MRVSFFAVACLLFSATTTAYADAPRTFNEAKKVAWRLYAPQSTEFYCGCKYNGNKVDLAACGYVPRKNANRASRIEWEHIVPAWQIGHQRQCWQDGGRKNCTRNDKVYQRAEADLHNLVPSIGEVNGDRSNFSFGWLPEQRGQYGSCLTQVDFKAKKVMPRPSIRGMIARTYFYMSKQYNLKLSKQDRQLYEAWNKTYPPQPWERQRNQRVACVMGHGNAFVGPVNLSACG; encoded by the coding sequence ATGAGAGTTTCGTTTTTTGCAGTCGCTTGCCTGCTGTTCAGTGCCACCACCACCGCCTACGCCGATGCACCGCGCACCTTCAACGAAGCCAAGAAGGTCGCCTGGCGTTTGTATGCACCGCAGTCCACCGAGTTCTATTGTGGCTGCAAGTACAACGGCAACAAGGTCGACCTCGCTGCGTGCGGCTATGTCCCGCGCAAGAATGCCAACCGCGCTTCGCGCATCGAATGGGAGCATATCGTTCCGGCCTGGCAGATCGGCCATCAGCGCCAGTGCTGGCAAGACGGCGGGCGCAAGAACTGCACGCGCAACGACAAGGTTTACCAGCGCGCCGAAGCCGACCTGCACAACCTGGTGCCGAGCATTGGCGAGGTCAACGGTGACCGCAGCAACTTCAGTTTCGGCTGGTTGCCCGAGCAGCGCGGGCAGTACGGTTCATGCCTGACCCAGGTCGATTTCAAGGCCAAGAAAGTCATGCCGCGGCCGTCGATCCGCGGCATGATCGCGCGCACCTACTTCTATATGAGCAAGCAGTACAACCTCAAACTGTCGAAACAGGACCGCCAGCTCTATGAAGCCTGGAACAAGACCTACCCGCCGCAGCCCTGGGAGCGCCAGCGCAACCAGCGGGTGGCCTGTGTGATGGGGCACGGCAACGCGTTTGTCGGCCCGGTCAACCTCAGCGCCTGCGGCTAA
- a CDS encoding DUF1654 domain-containing protein gives MHIQLNKERFVANTSAPASSYEQLGIRIQKIINSPTAQKSRAALIFRLEHESPDDWATLLEEIAENDNVTLAYRDDGGVQIFWVVPKED, from the coding sequence ATGCACATACAGCTAAATAAGGAACGTTTCGTGGCCAACACTTCCGCCCCTGCCAGCAGTTACGAGCAACTGGGCATTCGCATCCAGAAAATCATCAATTCACCGACGGCGCAGAAGTCCCGCGCCGCCTTGATCTTCCGCCTGGAGCACGAGTCACCTGATGACTGGGCCACCCTGCTCGAGGAAATCGCCGAAAACGACAACGTCACCCTCGCTTACCGCGATGACGGCGGCGTGCAGATTTTCTGGGTTGTGCCAAAGGAAGACTGA
- a CDS encoding peptidase C39 family protein, whose product MIAPQGRALSAGHQHKRVFMLPLSTTFSAFAPRRLLAACAMALALAGCASQPAAPTKGLPQRVEIGSVPFYRGNANQSAPMALAAILSQQGVRITPGLLEQPLGLPQGIDKLQGSMQNVARQYGMVVYPLEPKLNALLTQVAAGNPVLLRFEQGAAFWGEPRYALLVGYDSYKQRVLLRAGNNRRLLMDFDDFASAWSKQGSWAVLVQPPSQLPAQVDRQRWLKAANDLAQAGQEQAARQAVSALGQ is encoded by the coding sequence ATGATCGCTCCCCAGGGCCGGGCGCTGTCTGCCGGGCATCAGCACAAGCGAGTGTTCATGCTGCCACTGTCTACCACATTCTCCGCTTTCGCCCCGCGCCGCCTGCTGGCCGCCTGTGCGATGGCCCTGGCCCTGGCCGGTTGCGCCAGTCAGCCTGCTGCGCCGACCAAGGGTTTGCCACAACGGGTGGAAATCGGCTCGGTGCCGTTCTACCGCGGCAATGCCAACCAGAGCGCGCCGATGGCCCTGGCGGCGATCCTGTCGCAACAGGGCGTGCGTATCACCCCCGGTTTGCTCGAACAGCCATTGGGCCTGCCCCAGGGCATCGACAAATTGCAGGGTTCGATGCAGAACGTCGCCCGTCAGTACGGCATGGTGGTCTATCCGCTGGAGCCGAAGCTGAACGCGCTGCTGACCCAGGTGGCTGCAGGCAATCCGGTGCTGCTGCGTTTCGAACAGGGTGCGGCGTTCTGGGGTGAGCCGCGTTATGCCTTGCTGGTCGGTTACGACAGCTACAAGCAACGGGTGCTGCTGCGGGCGGGGAACAATCGACGGCTGCTGATGGACTTCGACGACTTCGCATCGGCGTGGAGCAAGCAGGGGAGTTGGGCAGTGCTGGTGCAGCCGCCGAGCCAGTTGCCGGCTCAGGTTGACCGTCAGCGTTGGCTGAAGGCGGCCAATGACCTGGCCCAGGCGGGCCAGGAACAAGCGGCCCGCCAGGCCGTCAGCGCCCTGGGGCAATGA
- a CDS encoding sugar ABC transporter substrate-binding protein has protein sequence MKLPFAGRLLAVAVLSSLSLAMPLSQALADDAKPKVALVMKSLANEFFLTMEDGAKAYQKEHAGEFELVSNGIKDETDSGNQIRIVEQMIVSGVNALVIAPADSKALVPVVKKAMDAGITVVNIDNRLDPEVLKSKNLSVPFVGPDNHKGARLVGEYLAKEKLKAGDEVGIIEGVSTTTNAQQRTAGFKDAMEAAQIKIVSVQSGDWEIAKGNAVAASMLNAHPELKALLAGNDSMALGAVSAVRAAGKAGQVQVVGYDNINAIKPMLKDGRVLATADQYAAKQAVFGIEAALKMLKGEKPEVDADNVIQTPVELVTQ, from the coding sequence ATGAAGCTGCCGTTCGCAGGACGCCTTTTGGCGGTCGCCGTACTGTCCTCGCTCTCCCTCGCGATGCCCCTGTCCCAGGCCCTGGCCGACGACGCCAAGCCGAAAGTGGCGCTGGTGATGAAGTCCCTCGCCAACGAGTTCTTCCTGACCATGGAAGACGGCGCCAAGGCTTACCAGAAAGAACACGCGGGCGAATTCGAGCTGGTTTCCAACGGCATCAAGGATGAGACCGATTCTGGCAACCAGATTCGCATTGTCGAGCAGATGATCGTTTCCGGGGTCAACGCCCTGGTGATTGCCCCGGCGGACTCCAAAGCTCTGGTGCCGGTGGTGAAAAAGGCCATGGACGCCGGCATCACCGTGGTCAACATCGACAACCGCCTCGACCCGGAAGTGCTCAAAAGCAAAAACCTCAGCGTACCGTTCGTAGGCCCGGATAACCACAAAGGCGCGCGTCTGGTGGGTGAGTACCTGGCCAAGGAAAAACTTAAGGCCGGTGATGAGGTCGGCATTATCGAAGGCGTCTCGACCACCACCAACGCCCAGCAGCGCACCGCCGGTTTCAAAGACGCGATGGAAGCCGCACAAATCAAGATCGTCTCGGTGCAATCGGGCGACTGGGAAATTGCCAAAGGCAATGCGGTTGCCGCCTCCATGCTCAATGCCCACCCCGAGCTCAAGGCACTGCTGGCTGGTAACGACAGCATGGCCCTGGGCGCCGTTTCGGCGGTGCGCGCGGCGGGCAAGGCTGGCCAGGTCCAGGTGGTCGGCTACGACAACATCAACGCGATCAAACCGATGCTAAAGGACGGCCGTGTGCTTGCCACCGCCGACCAGTACGCCGCCAAACAGGCGGTGTTCGGCATCGAGGCGGCGCTGAAGATGCTCAAAGGCGAAAAGCCTGAAGTGGACGCTGACAACGTCATCCAGACCCCGGTCGAATTGGTCACCCAGTAG
- a CDS encoding bifunctional (p)ppGpp synthetase/guanosine-3',5'-bis(diphosphate) 3'-pyrophosphohydrolase, whose amino-acid sequence MSTLERAIAVAARAHEGQQDKGGAAYILHPLRVMMRVSTVEQRIVAVLHDVLEDSPMTLSDLAREGFALKILAAVQALSRRDQESYEAFVIRLGGDPLARVVKLADLADNSDLSRIAIPGPEDMARLARYQQASAYLQALA is encoded by the coding sequence ATGTCTACGCTGGAGCGAGCCATTGCGGTGGCAGCCAGGGCACACGAAGGGCAGCAGGACAAGGGCGGCGCTGCCTATATCCTGCACCCGTTGCGGGTGATGATGCGGGTCTCGACCGTCGAACAGCGCATCGTTGCGGTGTTGCACGATGTGCTTGAGGATTCCCCCATGACCTTGTCGGACCTGGCGCGCGAGGGCTTTGCCCTGAAAATCCTCGCGGCGGTGCAGGCACTGAGTCGTCGCGATCAGGAAAGCTATGAGGCGTTCGTCATTCGCCTGGGCGGCGATCCGTTGGCGCGGGTGGTGAAACTGGCTGACCTTGCCGACAACAGCGACCTCTCGCGCATCGCCATCCCCGGCCCTGAAGACATGGCGCGCCTGGCCCGTTACCAGCAGGCCAGCGCCTACCTGCAGGCGCTGGCCTGA